CCTGAACCACAGGAGCCTTGTTGAATTCTGCCAGCGCGGCCTCGGCAAAGCGCGGCCAGATCATCGTGCGACCGAGCAAATAGGTGCGTTCACGCAAGGATTCGAGGGCGTCGCGATCGGACAACAGTCCGATGATGGCGTCGGCAAATCCGGCACTGTCCCCAAAGCCGACGATACGACCATGATCGTTCGCCAGCAGTTCGCGTGCATGAACATAAGGAGTCGAAACGACCGGCTTTCCGAGACCAACCGCATAGGCAAGCGTCCCCGAAGTGATCTGCGCAGGGTTCAGATAAGGCGTCGCATAAATGTCGGCAGCCTCGAGATAGTCGAGCACCTCGCTCGTTTCGACGAACGAATCGACCCAGCGAATATTCTCGCCCACGCCCAGAGCGTCGGCTTGAGCCTTCAACTGATCGCGATAGCTTTCGCCCTCATGCGCAACGGTGTGCGGATGAGTCGCGCCCAAAACTACGTACAGTGTCTTTGGAAAGCGGGTGACGATGGCGGGCATGGCCTCGATCATCGTTTCGATGCCCTTGCCTTTCGACAAGAGACCAAAGGTCAGGATCACTTCGTAACCCGTGAGGCCAAGGCGCTCCTTCATAGGTTCGGTAGGACCAAACGGACGATCGGGGATACCGTGCGGGATGACCGATACCGTCTCAGGATCGGCACCATAAGTGTCAATCAGGATACGACGGCCTTCTTCGGCCATCACGATCAGGGATTGGCAACGTTCAATCAGCGCATCCATCACGCGGCGCTGATCGACGTCGGGTTCGCTCAATATCGTGTGAAGTGTTGCCGCAACCGGGCACGTCATCCGTTCCAGCAGCGGCAAAAGATAATCTCCCGCCGATCCGCCGAATATCCCGAACTCGTGCTGTATCCACAATAGATCCGGGGCGCTCGCTTCAATCTCTCGTGCCGCGGCGCGATAGGATTCAGGATCATCTGCGTCGATCGAACCGACCACCGCATCCGGATAATCGTAACGATTGGTGCCGTCGTTCATTGCCCAGACGTCGACTGCCATGTCGGGAAACCGTGATTCAAGAGCGCGATAAATGTCGGTCGTGAACGTCGCTATACCGCATCTGCGCGGCAAGAAGTTTCCCAACAGCGCAATTCGTTTGACCGCCGTTGGGGCAGCGTCAGATAGCGCTACGAACTTGTCTGAAAGAGACATATCACTCTGCCCCTGAAACGAAAAATCCATCTAAGCGATCCTTGCCGGTGTCCTGCCCGAACGCGTGATTTCAATAAAAGTTCATGCGGCGTCGCAATAGGTTGCTGCGTTGCACAATAGAGATGGGACGCGTCGTGCAAAGAGTCAAATGATCGACTCGTGCGTTGAGACGGACGATTGCTTTCGAACGACGCGTTGAAATAATATAACAAAGAATAAAGTGCCGGTCCGGCGCGATTCGAATGAGGAATGCCTGAAAATGACCAGCGAAGTGGACAGCGAATCGGGGCGCCGTAATCTGCCGCCGCTATCGCTGCACATCCCCGAGCCACACTATCGGCCGGGCGACGTTGCCGACTTTTCGAATATCGCCATTCCGGCGGCCGGCGTAACGCCACGCCCCGACAGCGCCGCCGCTGCGGCCACGATGCGCGACATGGTTTATGGATTGGTCCGCGTCCTCGATGACGACGGCAAAGCGGTGGAGCCGTGGGACCCGCGCCTGACGCCCGAACGGCTGCGTGCAATGTTGCGCGCGATGGCGCTGACCCGCGCGTTCGATGAGCGGATGTTCCGTGCCCAGCGTCAGGGCAAGACCAGCTTTTACATGAAATCGACAGGTGAGGAGGCGGTTGCGGTCGCGGCGACTTTTGCGCTCGACCGGGAGGACATGTGTTTCCCGTCGTACCGGCAGCAGGGCATATTGATCGCCCGAGACTGGTCGCTGGTCGACATGATGAACCAGATTTATTCGAATAAGGCCGATCGGTTGAAGGGTCGCCAACTGCCCATCATGTATTCGACACGGGAGGGCGCGTTTTTCTCGATTTCGGGTAACCTGGCGACGCAATATCCGCAGGCAGTCGGCTGGGCGATGGCAAGTGCGGCCAAGGGCGACACAAAGATCGCCGCGACATGGTGCGGTGAGGGATCGACGGCAGAGGGCGATTTCCATTCGGCGTGTATGTTCGCGACTGTCTATCGCGCGCCGGTCATCCTGAACGTCGTCAACAACCAGTGGGCGATATCTTCGTTCGCGGGTTTTGCGGGTGGCGATGAAACGACCTTTGCGGCGCGTGCGGTCGGTTACGGCATGGCCGGGCTGCGGGTGGACGGTAACGACCCGCTGGCGGTCTATGCCGCGACGGCATGGGCGGCCGAACGGGCGCGAACGAATCATGGACCGACGCTGATCGAACATTTCACCTATCGCGCCGAAGGGCATTCGACTTCGGATGACCCATCGCAATATCGGTCCGCGGACGAAGGCGCGCACTGGCCGCTTGGCGATCCGATCGCACGGCTGAAAACGCATCTGATCGGCCTGGGTGAATGGAGCGACGATCGTCATGCCACGCAGGATCTGGAACTGGCCGAACTGGTGAAGGCGTCGGCCAAGGAAGCCGAAAAGAACGGCATATTGGGACACGGGATGCATCAGCCGTTCGAAACAATGTTCGAGGATGTGTTCGAGGAAATGCCGTGGCATCTGAAAGAACAGTCCGCGCAGATGGCGGCCGAACGAACGCGCAAATGGCCCGATAAAAAATCTGGAGACCCCGTCTGATGGCGCGCATGAATATGATCGAAGCCATTAATTCTGCGATGGACGTTGCCTTGGCACGTGACTCCAATGTCACGATTCTGGGCGAAGATGTCGGCTTTTTCGGCGGCGTGTTTCGCGCGACTGCCGGGCTTCAGGCCAAGCACGGCAAGACGCGGGTGTTCGATACGCCGATTACTGAATGCGGGATCATCGGTGTGGCGGTCGGCATGGCGGCTTATGGCTTGCGTCCGGTCCCCGAAATCCAGTTTGCTGACTATATCTATCCTGCCCTCGATCAGTTGGTGAGCGAGGCGGCGCGACTGCGGTATCGATCGGCGGGGGAGTTTCCCATGCCGATCACGGTACGGTCCCCGTTCGGCGGCGGCATTTTCGGGGGGCAGACGCATAGCCAGTCGCCTGAAGGTATCTTCACCCACGTATCGGGACTAAAAACTGTAGTGCCGTCGAATCCCTATGATGCCAAAGGCCTGTTGCTGGCGAGCATCGAGGACAATGATCCGACGATCTTCTTCGAACCGAAGCGCATTTATAACGGCCCTTTTGATGGCCATTACGACCGCCCGGTATCGCCATGGGCCAAGCACGAAGGCTCGGAGGTTCCCGAAGGCTATTACACCGTTCCGCTGGGTAAGGCGGCGATCGTGAGGGCAGGGGCGGATGTTACGATCCTTACCTATGGCACGATGGTCCACGTCGCGCGGGCGGCGGTCGAAGAACTTGGCGTCGATGCCGAGGTTATCGATTTGCGCACGCTGGTCCCGCTCGACATTGAGACGATCGAGGCCAGTGTGAAAAAGACCGGACGTTGCTTGATCGTGCACGAAGCGACGCGAACATCTGGTTTCGGGGCCGAACTGGCCGCGATGGTGCAGGAACGGTGCTTTTATCACCTCGAAGCACCGGTCGAAAGAGTGACCGGTTTCGACACGCCCTATCCGCACAGTCTTGAATGGGCATATTTCCCGGGACCGATCCGTATCGGAATGGCGCTCGAAAAAGTGATGAAGGACTAGATATGGCGCGTTTTACATTCCGTTTGCCCGATATTGGCGAAGGCATAGCCGAGGCAG
This genomic stretch from Sphingomonas paeninsulae harbors:
- a CDS encoding 3-methyl-2-oxobutanoate dehydrogenase (2-methylpropanoyl-transferring) subunit alpha, with translation MTSEVDSESGRRNLPPLSLHIPEPHYRPGDVADFSNIAIPAAGVTPRPDSAAAAATMRDMVYGLVRVLDDDGKAVEPWDPRLTPERLRAMLRAMALTRAFDERMFRAQRQGKTSFYMKSTGEEAVAVAATFALDREDMCFPSYRQQGILIARDWSLVDMMNQIYSNKADRLKGRQLPIMYSTREGAFFSISGNLATQYPQAVGWAMASAAKGDTKIAATWCGEGSTAEGDFHSACMFATVYRAPVILNVVNNQWAISSFAGFAGGDETTFAARAVGYGMAGLRVDGNDPLAVYAATAWAAERARTNHGPTLIEHFTYRAEGHSTSDDPSQYRSADEGAHWPLGDPIARLKTHLIGLGEWSDDRHATQDLELAELVKASAKEAEKNGILGHGMHQPFETMFEDVFEEMPWHLKEQSAQMAAERTRKWPDKKSGDPV
- a CDS encoding alpha-ketoacid dehydrogenase subunit beta, which produces MNMIEAINSAMDVALARDSNVTILGEDVGFFGGVFRATAGLQAKHGKTRVFDTPITECGIIGVAVGMAAYGLRPVPEIQFADYIYPALDQLVSEAARLRYRSAGEFPMPITVRSPFGGGIFGGQTHSQSPEGIFTHVSGLKTVVPSNPYDAKGLLLASIEDNDPTIFFEPKRIYNGPFDGHYDRPVSPWAKHEGSEVPEGYYTVPLGKAAIVRAGADVTILTYGTMVHVARAAVEELGVDAEVIDLRTLVPLDIETIEASVKKTGRCLIVHEATRTSGFGAELAAMVQERCFYHLEAPVERVTGFDTPYPHSLEWAYFPGPIRIGMALEKVMKD